The Malus domestica chromosome 10, GDT2T_hap1 genome contains a region encoding:
- the LOC103445795 gene encoding probable BOI-related E3 ubiquitin-protein ligase 3, giving the protein MAVEARHLNLFPSQLIPNREMMNQIQGNSNLYNTQIGYGVPLSTGGLAGEALLPTYNSVIADSIMPPKTSAMKSDSGLTYNVPITLPRKRSRDSIGNGISPSFSHPTPPLTNYKNCGAFSFLGEDISLHVQQQQFDVDRLISQHMEKVRLEVEEKRNRQARRIIEAIEVGVVKRLRAKEEEIHKIGKLNWALEERVKSLCMENQIWRDLAQTNEATANALRTNLEQVLAHQAKDDDNNQNDANAAALMDDAQSCCGSSGGDEGRNDGVVGLDGWRTVKGTTSTNGTEGPGGEEGTSGGCRSSTSRWCRSCGTEEACVLLLPCRHLCLCTVCGSSLHTCPICKSTKNASVHVNMS; this is encoded by the exons ATGGCTGTTGAAGCCCGGCATCTCAATCTTTTCCCTTCCCAACTCATACCCAACAG GGAAATGATGAACCAGATTCAAGGGAACTCGAATCTTTACAATACTCAGATTGGGTACGGAGTGCCGTTATCCACCGGAGGACTGGCGGGGGAGGCTCTGCTGCCGACGTACAACTCCGTGATCGCCGATTCGATAATGCCGCCGAAGACTTCCGCCATGAAATCCGACAGCGGCCTCACCTACAACGTTCCGATCACTCTCCCGAGAAAGCGGTCCAGAGACTCGATTGGCAACGGCATCAGCCCTTCGTTTTCGCACCCGACTCCACCCTTAACCAACTACAAGAACTGCGGGGCTTTCTCTTTTCTCGGCGAGGACATATCTCTGCACGTGCAGCAGCAGCAGTTCGACGTCGACCGTCTCATTTCCCAACAC ATGGAGAAGGTGAGATTGGAGGTCGAGGAGAAGAGGAATCGGCAGGCGCGGCGGATAATAGAGGCCATTGAGGTGGGGGTGGTGAAGCGGCTGAgggcaaaagaagaagaaattcatAAAATTGGGAAGCTGAACTGGGCGCTGGAAGAGCGGGTCAAGTCGTTGTGCATGGAGAATCAAATATGGCGCGACCTCGCTCAGACCAACGAGGCCACCGCCAATGCCCTCCGCACCAACCTCGAGCAGGTCCTGGCACACCAGGCCAAGGACGACGACAACAACCAAAACGACGCCAACGCCGCCGCGCTCATGGACGACGCCCAGTCATGCTGCGGAAGCAGCGGAGGCGACGAAGGCCGAAACGACGGAGTCGTGGGGTTAGATGGGTGGCGCACGGTTAAGGGTACTACTAGTACAAATGGTACGGAGGGTCCTGGCGGGGAGGAAGGTACAAGCGGGGGATGCAGGTCGAGTACAAGTAGGTGGTGCAGGAGTTGCGGGACGGAGGAGGCCTGCGTGTTGCTTTTGCCTTGTAGGCACCTTTGTTTGTGTACGGTGTGCGGATCATCGCTGCACACTTGCCCCATCTGTAAATCCACCAAGAACGCTAGTGTGCATGTTAACATGTCTTAG
- the LOC139188684 gene encoding uncharacterized protein: MGRGGTYHYQGDAAPYALGQYQYSHDPYYQSGYSQYPGGYTLYLSILASGSQWYQGGQPQQVEIGSSSAGFSRQFGQPSKGRGNQANRGCGGRQQAHGRINNISLQDAQNHSDLIMVTFVGDRSGVMHGVIYVVRAKRLLSKGCQGYLAHVVLNDVASSSVEDVRVVRHFPDVFPNDLPGLPSYQDVEFTIDLLPDHKSLQYIFTQKDLNLRQRRWIELLSDYDCTIEYHPSRSNVVADALSRKTPVRLNAIYDCHVHLLADLRSTGVELGVEDREEVLLANFQVKAERKKLVGLMQPLLVPQWKWENITMDFMYKLPRTQNGFNGIWVIVDLLTKSTHFIPVREKYSLSRLAELFVSKIVKYHGVPFGDAWHKRLDLMEFAYNNSFHSSIDPSHVIPPQPLEINSDLTYDEEPVTILDWKDKVLRYKIVRLVKVLWRNHSVEKATWEMEERMKEMYPCLFYDY, encoded by the exons ATGGGTCGAGGTGGTACTTACCATTATCAGGGTGATGCCGCTCCTTATGCTTTAGGGCAGTATCAGTATTCCCATGATCCCTATTACCAGAGTGGGTATTCTCAGTATCCTGGAGGGTATACGCTGTATCTTTCCATTCTAGCTAGTGGATCTCAATGGTATCAAGGAGGACAACCCCAGCAAGTAGAGATTGGTTCCAGTAGTGCAGGATTTTCAAGGCAATTTGGTCAGCCAAGTAAGGGACGAGGTAATCAAGCTAATAGAGGTTGTGGGGGACGACAACAAGCCCATGGACGTATTAACAATATATccctgcaagatgctcagaatcattcggacttgatcatgg ttacttttgtgggtgatcGTAGTGGGGTGATGCATGGTGTTATTTATGTTGTAAGAGCAAAAAGGTTGTTATCGAAAGGTTGCCAGGGTTATTTAGCTCATGTAGTGCTGAATGATGTTGCttctagtagtgtggaggatgttcgaGTAGTTAGGCATTTTCCTGATGTATTCCCTAatgatttacctggattgcCGTCATACCAAGATGtggagttcactattgatttgcttccag atcataagagtctgcAGTATATTTTTACTCAGAaagatcttaatcttcggcagcggaggtggattgaattgcttagtgattatgattgcacgattgagtatcaccctaGTCGTTCAAATGTAGTggcggatgcacttagtaggaagactccagttagacttaatgccatctatgattgCCATGTTCATCTTCTCGCtgatttgaggtccactggagtggagttaggagtggaagatcgagaggaagtcttacttgctaattttcaa gtcaaagcagaaagaaagaagcttGTTGgtttgatgcagccacttctcgttccacagtggaaatgggaaaatattactatggattttatgtacaagcttcctcgtacacagaatggtttcaatggtatttgggtgatagttgatctGCTTACTAAATCAACACATTTTATTCCCGTGAGAGAGAAGTATtctttaagccgattagctgAATTATTTGtatcgaagattgtgaagtaccatggaGTCCCA TTTGGTGACGCTTGGCATAAGCGGTTGGATTtaatggaatttgcctacaacaACAGCTTCCATTCCAGTATTG ATCCTTCTCATGTGATACCTCCTCAACCCCTGGAAATTAATtcagatttgacttatgatgaggagccagtgactattttggattggaaggataaggttcTGAGATATAAGATAGTGCGCCTAGTGAAGGTTTTGTGGAGAAATCACTCGGTGGAGAAAGCCACTTGGGAGATGGAGGAGCGTATGAAAGAGATGTATCCgtgcttgttttatgattattag